A single genomic interval of Candidatus Bipolaricaulota bacterium harbors:
- the miaA gene encoding tRNA (adenosine(37)-N6)-dimethylallyltransferase MiaA, with product MKKRKIIIICGPTGSGKSGLALQIAKEHDGFLIAADSRQIYKHMNIGTNKDQGEWKDGVFYVNGIAEYLVDIIDPKNDFTVADWLSEVDRIIAENPDQTPIIVGGTGLYISALTQGFSLAPASSQKLRDKLNKKFEKKGLEYLVEKLLKLDPEAEELIDLKNPRRVIRALEVVMSSGKKFSEFQQRGVSKKYKFLTLGVKVDKEELYEKINHRVDEMFAQGLVEEIKELNKSGYTCDLPIMKNTIGYQEVCEFIQGRTDLAKAKEDLKINTRHYAKRQNTWFLRDKSIKWVNGPKDAKPLINAFLS from the coding sequence ATGAAGAAAAGAAAGATAATTATCATCTGCGGTCCGACAGGCTCGGGCAAATCTGGTCTTGCTCTGCAAATCGCCAAAGAGCATGACGGTTTTTTGATTGCCGCGGATTCTCGCCAAATTTATAAACACATGAATATCGGCACCAATAAAGACCAAGGAGAATGGAAGGATGGCGTCTTTTATGTCAACGGCATTGCCGAATATTTGGTTGACATAATCGATCCGAAAAACGATTTTACCGTAGCCGATTGGTTGTCCGAAGTTGATCGCATTATCGCCGAGAATCCGGATCAAACGCCGATCATTGTCGGCGGCACCGGACTTTATATTTCAGCGCTGACGCAAGGATTTTCATTGGCGCCCGCGTCCTCGCAAAAATTAAGAGACAAGCTCAATAAAAAATTTGAAAAAAAAGGACTTGAATATTTGGTTGAAAAATTATTGAAGCTCGACCCCGAAGCCGAGGAATTGATTGATTTGAAAAATCCGCGCCGAGTGATCAGAGCGCTTGAAGTGGTCATGAGCTCGGGCAAGAAGTTTTCCGAATTTCAGCAACGCGGTGTTTCTAAAAAATATAAATTTTTGACTTTGGGAGTGAAAGTCGACAAGGAAGAATTGTATGAAAAAATAAATCATCGAGTGGATGAGATGTTTGCGCAGGGTTTGGTCGAAGAAATAAAGGAGCTTAATAAGAGCGGTTATACTTGCGATTTGCCGATTATGAAGAACACCATCGGCTATCAGGAAGTCTGCGAATTCATTCAAGGCAGAACGGATCTGGCCAAAGCCAAAGAGGATCTTAAGATCAACACCAGACACTACGCCAAGCGCCAAAATACTTGGTTTTTGCGCGATAAATCAATTAAATGGGTCAATGGACCAAAGGACGCCAAACCGCTTATTAACGCGTTTTTAAGCTGA
- the miaB gene encoding tRNA (N6-isopentenyl adenosine(37)-C2)-methylthiotransferase MiaB, which yields MDKSYKIVVFGCQMNKSDAERIAAVLRKSGYVEIEDENKADILLIVSCSVRQKGVDRVFGKARLWQENRKKGAMTILTGCVAESDRKKFENKFDFIFNIKNLWQLEKFLFEKETLPKDYLKVAPKYESSFQAFIPIMTGCDNFCSYCVVPLTRGREESARVKDLISQIKSFIASGGQEITLLGQNVNSYKPEDLDSFSVENPYENNFAKLLWELNKLDGLKRINFTASHPKDMSDDLINALTLPKQMNFLHLAVQSGSNEILKSMNRKYTVEDYLKIIEKVRQVKPDIALATDIIVGFSGETQKDFQDTIDLYDKVKFDIAYLARFSPRPGTAAAKLPDDVSREEKKSRWEELQKLNVKYSLENNQKYLGKTVSVLIDKKVAENIWEGNSLEMKRVRIESDKDLLGKIIDVKVKEAKEWILIGGVV from the coding sequence ATGGATAAATCTTATAAAATTGTCGTTTTCGGTTGTCAGATGAATAAATCGGACGCTGAGAGAATTGCCGCGGTTTTGCGAAAATCAGGCTATGTTGAGATTGAAGATGAAAATAAAGCCGACATTTTATTGATTGTCTCCTGCTCGGTCAGGCAAAAAGGCGTGGACAGGGTTTTCGGCAAAGCGCGTCTATGGCAGGAAAACAGAAAAAAAGGAGCCATGACTATTTTAACGGGTTGCGTGGCCGAATCGGACAGAAAAAAATTCGAAAACAAGTTCGATTTTATTTTCAATATTAAAAATTTATGGCAGCTGGAAAAGTTTTTATTTGAAAAGGAAACTTTACCCAAAGATTATTTGAAAGTCGCGCCTAAATATGAATCTTCTTTTCAGGCGTTTATCCCGATTATGACCGGCTGCGATAATTTTTGTTCTTACTGCGTGGTGCCGCTGACTCGAGGCAGGGAAGAAAGCGCGCGGGTTAAAGATTTGATTTCGCAAATAAAAAGTTTCATTGCGAGCGGCGGTCAAGAAATCACTTTGCTCGGCCAAAACGTGAATTCATACAAGCCGGAGGATTTGGATTCCTTTTCCGTTGAAAATCCTTATGAAAATAATTTCGCCAAATTGTTGTGGGAATTAAACAAGCTCGACGGTTTGAAGAGAATCAATTTTACGGCCAGCCATCCCAAAGACATGTCCGATGATTTGATTAACGCTTTGACTTTGCCAAAGCAAATGAATTTTTTGCATCTGGCGGTTCAATCCGGTTCGAATGAAATTTTAAAAAGCATGAATAGAAAATACACCGTTGAAGATTATTTGAAAATTATTGAAAAAGTCAGGCAGGTAAAGCCGGATATCGCGCTGGCCACTGATATCATCGTCGGTTTTTCGGGTGAAACGCAAAAAGATTTTCAGGATACGATTGATTTATATGACAAGGTGAAATTTGATATAGCCTATCTCGCGCGGTTTTCTCCGCGACCGGGCACGGCCGCCGCTAAATTGCCCGATGATGTTTCCCGCGAAGAAAAAAAATCGCGCTGGGAAGAATTGCAAAAATTGAACGTGAAATATTCCTTGGAAAACAATCAGAAATATTTGGGCAAAACCGTTTCGGTTTTGATTGATAAGAAAGTGGCTGAAAATATTTGGGAAGGTAATAGTTTGGAAATGAAAAGAGTCAGAATTGAAAGCGACAAAGATTTGCTGGGAAAAATCATTGATGTTAAAGTCAAAGAGGCGAAGGAGTGGATTTTGATAGGAGGGGTTGTTTAA
- a CDS encoding protein phosphatase 2C domain-containing protein — MTFEMPGINKPHLPIPQMPKSPKVGDLAEEEIALGDEDIYEEIEPEMVEAVEMPPLPQEEIEKQVRMDANRKLNEQYAYPALPENKFVEKSGIINVEGNGTFEASCFGFTKEKAPDDKHMFNQDTAFFDPEAGLLGVCDGMGGRQKGELASRIASEALYKELLLAEFDGDRKKYEANLRKIFSGDKVSENKKEGINDLVLKNAPGSSTTVSFVKVVESAPGKLMACAGWLGDSPIYVRRKDGRLEQVSRDHNALKVVAETDDPNKLSNYAIALGRGVLGAKFDQIGAETMSKAIKKLSACETVEDASRVAGEFKNVDSEDLVDVYKKMRSMVDRGVGNKNYKKEDLDLAWITLEDGDMVFAASDGLSDNRTRKELEQSIKNSVDFKVINSQLSREFKEAEDRKKEDGEADTKIDDLTEVGMTVRLAA; from the coding sequence ATGACTTTTGAAATGCCGGGCATCAACAAACCTCATTTGCCGATCCCGCAAATGCCAAAGTCGCCGAAAGTCGGCGATTTGGCCGAAGAGGAGATCGCTTTGGGAGACGAAGACATTTATGAAGAAATAGAGCCTGAGATGGTCGAAGCCGTGGAGATGCCGCCTCTGCCGCAAGAAGAAATAGAAAAACAGGTCAGAATGGACGCCAACAGAAAATTGAACGAACAATACGCTTACCCGGCCTTGCCGGAAAATAAATTTGTGGAAAAGTCCGGAATTATTAATGTTGAAGGCAACGGGACATTTGAAGCGTCATGTTTCGGCTTTACCAAAGAAAAAGCCCCCGACGATAAACATATGTTTAATCAAGACACGGCCTTTTTTGATCCGGAGGCCGGATTGCTTGGAGTGTGTGATGGTATGGGAGGCAGACAAAAAGGGGAGCTCGCCAGCAGGATCGCGTCCGAAGCCTTGTATAAGGAATTGCTTTTGGCTGAATTCGACGGCGATCGCAAAAAATATGAAGCTAATTTGAGAAAAATTTTTAGCGGAGACAAAGTTAGTGAAAATAAAAAAGAGGGCATTAATGATTTGGTGCTAAAGAACGCGCCGGGTTCGTCAACTACGGTTTCGTTCGTGAAAGTCGTTGAATCCGCTCCGGGCAAGCTTATGGCCTGCGCCGGCTGGCTGGGCGACAGTCCCATTTACGTGAGAAGAAAAGATGGCCGGCTGGAGCAAGTCAGCCGAGATCATAACGCGTTGAAGGTGGTGGCTGAAACCGATGACCCGAATAAATTGTCCAATTATGCCATTGCTTTGGGCAGAGGAGTGCTGGGCGCCAAATTCGATCAAATCGGAGCTGAGACGATGAGCAAAGCGATTAAAAAATTGTCAGCGTGCGAAACGGTTGAGGACGCATCTCGCGTGGCCGGAGAATTTAAAAATGTAGATTCGGAAGATTTGGTGGATGTTTATAAAAAAATGAGAAGCATGGTTGATAGAGGCGTTGGCAATAAAAATTATAAAAAAGAAGATTTGGATTTGGCCTGGATAACGCTCGAAGACGGAGACATGGTTTTTGCAGCTTCCGATGGTTTGTCTGATAATAGAACGCGAAAAGAATTGGAGCAAAGCATAAAAAATTCGGTTGATTTTAAAGTAATCAATAGCCAGCTTTCAAGAGAATTCAAAGAAGCTGAGGATAGAAAGAAAGAGGATGGAGAAGCTGATACAAAAATTGATGATTTGACCGAAGTGGGCATGACTGTCAGACTGGCCGCATAA
- the mraY gene encoding phospho-N-acetylmuramoyl-pentapeptide-transferase, whose amino-acid sequence METALVFKIALLATLAFVFAIAWTPALTHFLYKYKLGKQIRDSKETPIFSKLHKEKAGTPTMGGIIIWLSVLIIAVVFFLLAAFTNIEIFQKLNFLTRAQTLLPLGVLIISALIGLVDDYLGVRKIGPHGGGLSMGMRLGVYFIIALIGAFWFYFKLDWDVFHVPFIGNFNIGWWYIPVFIFVIVATSFSINETDGLDGLAGGTLVTAFAAFGAIAFTQGKFELATFCGVIVGALLAFLWFNINPARFFMGDTGAMALGVTLGVVAMLTNTALLLLIICLIPVLESLSVIIQLTSKKIRKKKVFLSAPIHHHFQALGWSEPKIVMRFWLISGVAAVIGVIISLMDQGWY is encoded by the coding sequence ATGGAAACAGCTCTCGTTTTTAAAATCGCTTTACTTGCCACTTTGGCTTTCGTCTTCGCCATTGCCTGGACGCCGGCGCTGACTCATTTTTTGTATAAATACAAATTGGGCAAGCAAATCAGGGACAGCAAAGAAACGCCAATTTTCTCAAAACTACACAAAGAAAAAGCGGGCACGCCGACCATGGGCGGCATTATCATTTGGTTGTCCGTTTTAATCATCGCGGTTGTCTTTTTCTTATTGGCGGCGTTCACCAACATTGAAATCTTCCAAAAATTAAACTTTTTAACCAGAGCGCAAACTCTTTTACCTCTCGGCGTCTTGATCATCAGCGCGCTCATCGGATTGGTCGACGATTATTTGGGCGTTCGAAAAATCGGGCCGCACGGCGGCGGCCTGAGCATGGGCATGCGGCTCGGTGTTTATTTCATTATCGCCTTGATCGGCGCGTTTTGGTTTTATTTCAAACTGGACTGGGATGTTTTTCACGTGCCTTTTATCGGCAATTTCAATATCGGCTGGTGGTATATACCGGTTTTCATCTTCGTCATCGTGGCCACTTCTTTTTCCATCAATGAAACCGACGGCCTCGACGGCTTGGCCGGCGGAACATTGGTCACCGCCTTCGCGGCTTTCGGCGCCATCGCTTTCACTCAGGGCAAATTCGAGCTGGCCACTTTTTGCGGAGTAATAGTGGGCGCGCTTTTGGCTTTTTTATGGTTCAATATCAATCCGGCCAGATTTTTCATGGGCGATACCGGAGCCATGGCGCTAGGCGTCACTTTGGGCGTAGTGGCCATGCTGACCAATACCGCGCTGTTGCTTTTAATCATCTGTCTGATTCCCGTTTTGGAATCCTTATCGGTCATCATTCAATTAACTTCTAAAAAGATCCGCAAGAAAAAAGTCTTTCTCTCCGCTCCCATTCACCATCACTTTCAAGCGCTGGGCTG